A region of the Sinorhizobium arboris LMG 14919 genome:
TCGACATCCAGTGCGACCGTTCCGGCCCGATCGTCAAGTTCGGCGAGGGGAAGGACTGGATGGAAATTCTCGGCTGCGGCATGGTGCATCCGAATGTGCTCAGGGCCGGCGGCCTCGATCCGGACGAATATCAGGGCTTCGCCTGGGGCATGGGCCTCGATCGCATCGCCATGCTGAAATACGGCATGCCGGACCTGCGCGACTTCTTCAATGCCGATGTTCGCTGGATGACCCATTACGGCTTCCGCCCGCTCGACATGCCGACGCTCTTCGGCGGCCTCTCGGCGTGACCGGCGCAGAAAATCAAGGACACAGGTGACATCATGAAGTTCACGCTTTCCTGGCTGAAGGACCATCTGGAAACCGACGCCTCGCTCGAGGAAATCTGCGCCCGCCTGACGATGATCGGGCTGGAAGTGGAGGATGTCGACGACAAGGCAGCCTTCAAGCCCTTCGTCATCGCCAAGGTGATCTCCGCCGAGCAGCACCCGAATGCCGACAAGCTCAGAGTGCTGATGGTCGATACCGGCTCCGGCGAGCCGGTGCAGGTCGTTTGCGGCGCGCCGAATGCGCGCAAGGGCCTCGTCGGCGCCTTTGCCGCGCCCGGCACCTACGTGCCCGGCATCGGCGTGACGCTCTCCGTCGGCAGCATCCGCGGCGTCGAGAGCCGCGGCATGATGTGCTCGGAAAAGGAGCTGGAGATCTCCGACGATCACACCGGCATCATCGATCTGCCCGAGGATGCGCCCGTAGGCGCCAGCTATGCGGACTATGCCGGTCTCGACGATCCGATCATCGAGATCAACCTGACGCCGAACCGGCCGGATTGCACCAGCGTCCACGGTATCGCCCGCGATCTTGCGGCCTCCGGGCTCGGCACCCTGAAGACGCGGCCGGCACCGTCCTTCGCCGTGGAAGGCGAGACGCCGGTAAAGGTCCGGCTCGATCTCGGCGAAGACAGCCATCTCTGCCCCGGCTTCGCGCTTCGCCTCGTGCGCGGCGTGAGGAACGGCCCGAGCCCCGCATGGATGCGCCAACGGCTGACGGCCATCGGCCTTCGGCCGATCAACGCGCTGGTCGACATCACCAATTACATGACTTTCGATCAGGGCCGCCCGCTGCACGTCTTCGACGCGGCGAAGGTTGCGGGCAGCCTGACGGTGCGCCGGGCAGAAGAGGGCGAGAAGGTGCTGGCGCTCGACACGCGCGAATACACGCTCACGCCGGCAAATGTGGTGATCGCCGACGAAGAAGGTGTCGAATCGATCGGTGGCATCATGGGCGGCGAGCATTCCGGCTGCGACGAGGCAACGACCGACGTGCTGATCGAATCGGCGCTCTGGGATCCGATGAACATCGCCAAGACCGGCCGCACGCTCGGCATTATTACCGACGCGCGCTACCGCTTCGAGCGCGGCGTCGATCCGGAATACATGGTGCCGGGCCTCGAGCGGGCGACCGAGTTGGTGCTTGAGCTTTGCGGCGGCACCGCGGCGAAGATGGACGTCGTCGGTTATGACGGCCACGAGTCCAAGCTCGTCGACTTCCCGGTCTCGGAGGTCAAGCGCCTTACCGGGCTCGAGGTCTCCTCCGAGGAAAGCGTCTCCATCCTCAAGAAGCTCGGCTTCGGCGTGGAAGGCTCCGGCGAACGCCTGACGGTAGCCGTTCCCTCCTGGCGGCCGGACATCGACGGCAAGGCGGACCTGGTGGAGGAGGTCATGCGCATCCATGGCGTCGACAATATCCAGGCGGCTCCGCTTCCGAGCCATAACGCCGTCAACGGCAAGATCCTGACGGTGCTGCAGACCCGCACGCGCCAGGCGAGGCGCGCGCTGGCAAGTCGCGGCATGCTCGAAACCGTCACCTGGTCCTTCATCCCGGAAGGGCATGCCAAGCTCTTCGGGGGCGGCCGGCCGGAACTCAAACTCGCCAACCCGATCGCCGCGGACATGTCCGACATGCGCCCGTCGCTTCTGCCGGGACTTCTGGCCGCGGCACAGCGCAATGCCGACAAGGGCTACGGCGATGTCGCCATTTTCGAGGTCTCGGGCACCTATGAAGGCGACACGCCCGAGGCGCAGCGGCGTGTCGCTGGCGGCGTGCGCCGCGGCACTGCGTCGCTCAACGGCGCCGGCCGGCTGTGGTCGAATGCCGCAAAGGGCGGCGGCAAGCCGGTCGATGTCTTCGACGCGAAGGCGGATGCGGTCGCGGTGCTCGAGGCCTGCGGCGTGCCGATGGCCAACGTCCAGTTCGAGGCCGGCGGCCCGGCCTGGTATCATCCCGGCCGTTCGGCGACGATCAGGCTCGGCCCGAAGATCGTCCTCGGTGCTTTCGGTGAGTTCCACCCGAAGACCCTCGACGCGCTCGATGTCTCAGGACCGCTTTCAGGTTTTGAGATCTACATCGATGCGATGCCGGAGCCGAAGAGGAAGGCGACGCGCACTAAGCCGGCGCTGGAGCTTTCGCCCTTCCAGGCGGTCAAACGCGACTTCGCCTTCGTCGTCGACAAGGCGGTAGAGGCCGCCGCGATCGTCAGGGCCGCCTCGGGCGCCGATCGGAAACTGGTGACGGCCGTCAACGTCTTCGACGTCTTCGAAGGCGCATCCCTCGGCGAGGGCAGGAAATCGGTGGCGATCGAAGTAACGATCCAGCCCGTCGAGCGCACGCTGACGGACGAGGATTTCGAGGCGCTGACCGCCCGGATCGTCGCCAATGTTGCGAAGAGCACGGGCGGCGTGCTGCGCGCCTGATGATAGGTCTATGCGAGGGGTTCCCGTGTGATTGCCCCTCTCCTTGGGTCTAACCCCGAGGACGAGCCCTCTCCCGCCTCAGGGGCGAGGGAACGAATGCGAGGCTGCCGCAAGTCACCTTCACCCCGCTTGCGGGGAGAAGGTGACTTGCGGGCCGGATGAGGGGCGATGCGAACGGCGCTTCGTCTAGCCATGCCGGTGCCAGACCTTATTGACGATCAGCCACCGTCCATCGACCTTCAACAGCGACAGATAGTCCGAATAGCGCGCGCCGGCGAACTCATCGATCACCTTCACGCTGGCGACGTCGCCGGTGATGTGGATCATCTCCACTTCCATGAGCGGCTGCGCGTCCGGCGGCGCCGCGCCTTCCTTCACGATTGCGGCGATGAAGGCGTCGCGCGTCAGCCACTCGACGGCTTCGCCTGAGTTGCCGACGATCGACGCGCCCGGATGGAAAGCCTTGCGCAACGCTCCCTCATTGGCGAAGGCCATACCGTCGACATAGAGATGGACAACCGCGCTGATGGCCTGCTCTTCGGACATGGACGATCCCTCCTTTTCCGGAACGGCAGACGCCTGTGGTGACTATCCGCCGCCAGGCCGTTCCAGTCCCGATGCAGGCGGACACCCTCATAGCTAGGGCATCGCAACGGAATTGCGATGCCCCTGCAGCGGAAGCCGCTGCGCACTTTTCCTGAAGTGATCGAGAGCCGGCGTTTACCGGTTCGTCAGCGCCAGCGACGCATCGGTATAGCGCTTGCCGGCGACGAGCGCCGGAGAGAGCGCTTCGCCAAGTTCACCGCGTTCGCTGTCGGTAAGGACGATGCCTGCGGCCGCGACGTTCTGCTCCAGGTGCTCGATCCTGCGCGCGCCGGGAATCGGAACGATGTCCTCGCCCTGGTTGACGACCCAGGCGAGCGCAAGCTGGGCGGCTGTGATGCCTCTCATGGCGGCGAGCCTTTCCAGGGTGGCGACCAGCGCGGCATTGGCCTCGAAGTTCTCCTCCTGGAAGCGCGGCAGCGACCGGCGAAAATCGTCCGCAGCGAGGTCTTCGACCTTGCGGATGGTGCCCGTCAGCATGCCGCGCCCGAGCGGGCTGTAGGGAACGAAGCCGATGCCGAGTTCGCGGCAGGTGGCGAGTACCTCCTGTTCCGGATCGCGGGACCAGAGCGAGTACTCGCTCTGTATCGCGGTGATCGGGTGTACGGCATGGGCGCGGCGGATGGTGGAGGCGCTTGCCTCGGAAAGCCCGAGTGCCCGCACCTTGCCCTCCTTCACCAGTTCCGCCATGGCGCCGACGGTATCCTCGATCGGTACGGAGGGATCGACGCGGTGCTGGTAGTAGAGGTCGATGACGTCAGTGCCTAATCGCTTCAGCGAGGCCTCGGCGACGGCTCTCGCATTTTCCGGCCGGCCGTCGACGCCTCTGATCGCCTCGG
Encoded here:
- the pheT gene encoding phenylalanine--tRNA ligase subunit beta encodes the protein MKFTLSWLKDHLETDASLEEICARLTMIGLEVEDVDDKAAFKPFVIAKVISAEQHPNADKLRVLMVDTGSGEPVQVVCGAPNARKGLVGAFAAPGTYVPGIGVTLSVGSIRGVESRGMMCSEKELEISDDHTGIIDLPEDAPVGASYADYAGLDDPIIEINLTPNRPDCTSVHGIARDLAASGLGTLKTRPAPSFAVEGETPVKVRLDLGEDSHLCPGFALRLVRGVRNGPSPAWMRQRLTAIGLRPINALVDITNYMTFDQGRPLHVFDAAKVAGSLTVRRAEEGEKVLALDTREYTLTPANVVIADEEGVESIGGIMGGEHSGCDEATTDVLIESALWDPMNIAKTGRTLGIITDARYRFERGVDPEYMVPGLERATELVLELCGGTAAKMDVVGYDGHESKLVDFPVSEVKRLTGLEVSSEESVSILKKLGFGVEGSGERLTVAVPSWRPDIDGKADLVEEVMRIHGVDNIQAAPLPSHNAVNGKILTVLQTRTRQARRALASRGMLETVTWSFIPEGHAKLFGGGRPELKLANPIAADMSDMRPSLLPGLLAAAQRNADKGYGDVAIFEVSGTYEGDTPEAQRRVAGGVRRGTASLNGAGRLWSNAAKGGGKPVDVFDAKADAVAVLEACGVPMANVQFEAGGPAWYHPGRSATIRLGPKIVLGAFGEFHPKTLDALDVSGPLSGFEIYIDAMPEPKRKATRTKPALELSPFQAVKRDFAFVVDKAVEAAAIVRAASGADRKLVTAVNVFDVFEGASLGEGRKSVAIEVTIQPVERTLTDEDFEALTARIVANVAKSTGGVLRA
- a CDS encoding nuclear transport factor 2 family protein translates to MSEEQAISAVVHLYVDGMAFANEGALRKAFHPGASIVGNSGEAVEWLTRDAFIAAIVKEGAAPPDAQPLMEVEMIHITGDVASVKVIDEFAGARYSDYLSLLKVDGRWLIVNKVWHRHG
- a CDS encoding aldo/keto reductase, with product MKTRKLGNELTVSAVGLGCMGMSFAYGEADERQSVRTLHRAIELGVNFFDTAEVYGPYENEKLLGKALKDRRDQVVIATKFGFRIEPGKPAAEAIRGVDGRPENARAVAEASLKRLGTDVIDLYYQHRVDPSVPIEDTVGAMAELVKEGKVRALGLSEASASTIRRAHAVHPITAIQSEYSLWSRDPEQEVLATCRELGIGFVPYSPLGRGMLTGTIRKVEDLAADDFRRSLPRFQEENFEANAALVATLERLAAMRGITAAQLALAWVVNQGEDIVPIPGARRIEHLEQNVAAAGIVLTDSERGELGEALSPALVAGKRYTDASLALTNR